One stretch of Coleofasciculaceae cyanobacterium DNA includes these proteins:
- the rplI gene encoding 50S ribosomal protein L9 codes for MAKRVSVVLNQSVSKLGSNGDLVDVAPGYARNYLVPQGLASIATKGIIQQVEARREKERQQKLAEKQAAENKKVAFKTIGKLTIRKQVGEEKAIFGTVTTQEIADIIKEQAGIEVDRRGIEVPDVSTTGNYQAEVKLHPEVSATVDFQVIPL; via the coding sequence ATGGCAAAGCGTGTATCTGTAGTTTTAAATCAAAGCGTCAGTAAATTAGGTAGCAACGGAGATTTAGTAGATGTTGCGCCTGGTTATGCTCGTAATTATCTAGTTCCTCAAGGTTTAGCTAGCATTGCTACCAAAGGAATTATCCAGCAGGTTGAAGCTAGAAGAGAGAAAGAGAGACAACAAAAATTAGCCGAGAAACAAGCAGCAGAAAACAAAAAAGTAGCATTTAAGACTATTGGCAAATTAACTATTCGCAAGCAGGTAGGAGAAGAAAAGGCCATCTTTGGTACTGTAACTACTCAAGAAATAGCCGATATTATTAAAGAGCAAGCGGGAATTGAGGTAGACCGCCGAGGAATCGAGGTTCCTGATGTTAGCACTACTGGCAACTATCAGGCCGAAGTTAAATTACATCCAGAAGTAAGTGCTAC
- a CDS encoding endo-1,4-beta-xylanase → MLGLGGFSAASLLYRHSFSGSQADKSNQRSNRENKLDREAGLRHLAASKGILYGGFSERSHSDFPQDAKFQRIFTEQYGLLVGGFFGVTVGPFGENIYDFSQTDPFFNFARQNNLLFRAHPMIWNEFNSPWLVEKFKSSSTTNAEIERIFINHISTLGKKYAGQVHSWDVVNEAILIEDGRADNLKDTTLSGVKGEKYPTWLNFLGSDYIEKAFWVAADADPNAILIYNENGLTYSNAFGNSYWEQRRAAVLKLLARLKVKGTPIHALGIQSHLLGHRNQEFDGKKFRKFLSDVASMGLKIVISELDVADNELPQNIQVRDRIVAEAYYEYLSVVLDEPAVITIVNWGLSDRYTWLRNFAPRKDGVAVRPLLLDRQYHKKLAWEAVVRALKEAPTR, encoded by the coding sequence ATGCTCGGTCTAGGAGGATTTAGTGCAGCAAGCTTACTCTATCGGCACAGCTTTTCAGGATCACAAGCAGATAAATCAAACCAGCGTTCAAACCGAGAAAATAAGCTGGATAGAGAAGCAGGACTACGCCATTTAGCAGCATCAAAAGGTATATTATACGGTGGATTTTCTGAGAGATCTCATAGTGATTTTCCTCAAGACGCTAAGTTTCAAAGGATCTTTACCGAGCAATATGGGCTTTTAGTTGGGGGCTTTTTTGGTGTAACTGTTGGACCTTTTGGCGAAAATATTTATGACTTTAGCCAAACCGATCCGTTCTTTAATTTTGCTCGACAAAATAACTTACTCTTTCGAGCGCATCCAATGATTTGGAACGAATTTAATTCCCCTTGGCTAGTAGAAAAGTTTAAGTCCTCTTCCACCACTAATGCAGAAATAGAGCGAATTTTTATCAATCATATTTCAACCCTCGGCAAAAAATACGCGGGGCAAGTACATTCATGGGATGTAGTGAATGAGGCAATATTGATTGAAGATGGTCGAGCCGATAATTTAAAAGACACTACGCTTAGTGGTGTCAAGGGTGAAAAATATCCCACCTGGCTCAATTTTTTAGGATCAGACTATATTGAAAAAGCCTTTTGGGTTGCAGCAGATGCCGATCCCAATGCTATCTTGATTTATAACGAAAACGGATTGACCTATAGTAATGCTTTTGGCAATAGTTATTGGGAACAACGTCGAGCTGCTGTCTTGAAATTGTTAGCAAGATTAAAAGTTAAGGGAACACCAATTCATGCCTTGGGAATTCAAAGTCATCTGCTGGGTCACCGTAATCAAGAATTTGATGGCAAAAAGTTCCGAAAGTTTTTAAGTGATGTAGCTAGCATGGGATTAAAAATTGTTATATCAGAGTTAGACGTAGCAGATAATGAATTGCCTCAAAACATACAGGTTCGCGATCGCATTGTAGCTGAAGCATACTATGAATATCTTTCTGTAGTGCTAGATGAGCCTGCTGTCATTACCATTGTCAATTGGGGTTTAAGCGATCGCTATACGTGGTTGAGAAATTTTGCTCCCAGAAAAGACGGTGTGGCTGTGCGTCCGCTGCTATTGGATCGACAATATCACAAAAAGCTTGCCTGGGAAGCAGTGGTGAGAGCATTAAAAGAAGCCCCAACCAGATAA
- the aroQ gene encoding type II 3-dehydroquinate dehydratase, whose product MSEISILVLHGPNLNLLGLREPEIYGSVTLSQIDQVLKLDGEKLQVILDCLQSNHEGVLIDAIHNARTKYQGIIVNAGAYTHTSIAIRDALAGVKIPTVEVHLSNIYTREEFRHHSYIAPVAIGQISGFGIDSYRLGLQALINYLR is encoded by the coding sequence TTGTCTGAGATAAGCATACTAGTTTTGCATGGTCCTAACTTGAACTTGTTAGGACTTAGAGAACCCGAAATATACGGTTCGGTAACCCTAAGTCAAATCGATCAAGTCTTAAAGTTGGATGGTGAGAAGCTGCAGGTGATTCTTGACTGCTTGCAGTCCAACCACGAAGGTGTGTTGATTGATGCGATACATAATGCCAGAACCAAGTATCAGGGAATTATAGTTAACGCGGGTGCTTACACTCATACTAGTATTGCCATTAGAGATGCATTAGCAGGGGTAAAAATACCCACTGTTGAAGTGCATTTGAGCAATATTTACACTAGAGAAGAGTTTAGACATCATTCATATATTGCGCCAGTAGCAATAGGACAAATCAGTGGTTTTGGTATAGACAGCTATCGTTTAGGGTTACAGGCTCTGATTAATTATTTAAGATAG
- the bchB gene encoding ferredoxin:protochlorophyllide reductase (ATP-dependent) subunit B, which produces MKLAYWMYAGPAHIGTLRIASSFKNVHAIMHAPLGDDYFNVMRSMLERERNFTPVTASIVDRNVLARGSQEKVVDNITRKDREEHPDLIVLTPTCTSSILQEDLQNFVSRASMDTQGDVMLADVNHYRYNELQAADRTLHQIVKYYLEKARKKDRLPTDKTEKPSVNILGISTLGFHNQHDCTELKRLMADLGIEVNEVIPDGASVHNLENLPRAWFNLVPYRELGMMAAEYLESEFSMPYVDISPMGVVETARCIRKIQQVLNHQGAEVDYEDFINNQTLYVSQAAWFSRSIDCQNLTGKKAVVFGDNTHAAAMTKILAREMGIHVVLAGTYCKYDSDWFKEQVSEYCDQVLISDDNAEIGDAIARHEPSAIFGTQMERHVGKRLDIPCGVIAAPIHIQNFPIGYKPFVGYEGTNQIADLVYNSFTLGMEDHLLEIFGGHDTKEVITKGISADSDLNWNQEAKAELGKIPGFVRGKVKRNTEKFARERNLSEITLEVMYAAKESVGA; this is translated from the coding sequence ATGAAATTAGCCTATTGGATGTATGCTGGACCAGCACACATTGGTACTTTACGTATTGCCAGTTCTTTCAAAAATGTTCATGCCATTATGCATGCACCATTAGGAGACGACTATTTTAACGTCATGCGATCGATGTTAGAAAGAGAGCGAAACTTTACCCCCGTTACTGCCAGCATCGTAGATCGTAATGTTCTCGCTAGAGGTTCGCAAGAAAAAGTGGTAGACAATATCACCCGTAAAGATCGAGAAGAACATCCAGATTTAATTGTCTTGACTCCCACCTGTACCTCTAGTATTTTGCAGGAAGATCTACAAAACTTTGTTAGTCGCGCCTCAATGGATACTCAAGGAGACGTGATGTTGGCAGATGTCAATCATTATCGTTACAACGAACTACAGGCAGCCGATCGCACTTTGCATCAAATTGTTAAATATTACCTTGAGAAGGCAAGAAAAAAAGATCGGCTACCAACGGACAAAACCGAAAAGCCTTCGGTAAACATTCTGGGTATTTCTACACTAGGTTTCCATAATCAACATGACTGCACCGAACTAAAACGCTTAATGGCGGATTTGGGAATTGAAGTTAATGAAGTAATACCTGATGGTGCTTCGGTTCATAACCTAGAAAATTTACCCCGCGCTTGGTTTAATCTTGTTCCTTATCGTGAATTAGGCATGATGGCAGCAGAATACTTAGAATCTGAGTTTTCTATGCCTTACGTAGATATCTCGCCGATGGGAGTGGTAGAAACCGCTAGGTGCATTCGTAAAATTCAGCAGGTGCTTAATCACCAAGGTGCAGAAGTAGACTATGAGGATTTTATTAATAATCAAACTCTATATGTTTCCCAGGCTGCTTGGTTCTCTCGTTCGATTGACTGTCAAAACCTAACCGGTAAAAAAGCCGTCGTGTTTGGCGATAATACTCACGCAGCAGCGATGACCAAAATTCTCGCTAGAGAAATGGGTATTCATGTTGTTTTAGCTGGTACTTACTGTAAATATGATTCAGACTGGTTTAAAGAACAGGTAAGTGAGTATTGCGATCAAGTTTTGATTAGCGACGACAACGCCGAAATCGGGGATGCGATCGCACGTCACGAACCCTCAGCAATTTTTGGCACTCAGATGGAACGTCATGTGGGTAAACGTTTGGATATCCCTTGTGGTGTTATCGCTGCACCAATTCATATTCAGAATTTCCCCATTGGCTATAAGCCATTTGTCGGTTATGAAGGTACTAACCAAATTGCCGATCTGGTATATAATTCCTTTACTTTGGGGATGGAAGATCACCTATTAGAAATCTTTGGCGGACATGACACCAAAGAAGTCATTACCAAAGGGATCTCAGCCGACTCAGATCTTAACTGGAATCAAGAGGCTAAAGCAGAACTTGGCAAAATTCCTGGTTTTGTCCGGGGAAAAGTTAAGCGCAACACCGAAAAATTTGCTCGCGAGCGCAATTTATCGGAAATTACTTTGGAAGTAATGTACGCAGCTAAAGAATCTGTCGGTGCATAA
- the rplU gene encoding 50S ribosomal protein L21 has product MTYAIVEAGGTQIRVEPGRFYDINLLSVDPESDYTIDKVLLVNNEDEVTVGRPFIEGATVEGTVMRHRRGKKVIVYKMQPKKKTRKKRGHRQELTRLMINSISMNGSVIAAAETETETETETEVEISSAE; this is encoded by the coding sequence ATGACTTACGCAATTGTTGAAGCAGGCGGAACACAAATTAGAGTTGAACCAGGTCGTTTTTACGACATTAACCTGTTGTCTGTAGATCCTGAATCTGACTACACCATAGACAAAGTTTTATTAGTGAACAATGAGGACGAAGTTACTGTGGGTCGTCCATTCATTGAGGGTGCTACTGTAGAAGGTACGGTCATGCGTCACCGACGAGGCAAAAAGGTCATTGTCTACAAAATGCAGCCCAAAAAGAAAACCCGTAAAAAGCGTGGCCATCGTCAGGAATTAACTCGCCTGATGATTAATTCAATCAGTATGAATGGTTCAGTCATTGCTGCGGCTGAGACTGAGACCGAGACTGAGACTGAGACTGAAGTAGAAATTTCTTCAGCTGAATAA
- the rpmA gene encoding 50S ribosomal protein L27 — protein MAHKKGTGSTRNGRDSNSKRLGVKRYGGQEVTAGSILVRQRGTRYYPGNNVGRGNDDTLYALIHGEVKFEYRTKGQKKVSVYPVAESAA, from the coding sequence ATGGCTCATAAGAAGGGAACGGGTAGTACTCGTAACGGTCGCGATTCTAATTCTAAGCGTTTAGGAGTAAAGCGTTATGGCGGTCAAGAAGTCACCGCAGGAAGCATTTTAGTTCGCCAAAGAGGTACTAGATATTATCCTGGTAATAACGTTGGTCGTGGTAACGATGACACTTTATATGCTTTGATACACGGCGAAGTAAAGTTTGAATATCGAACTAAAGGACAAAAGAAAGTAAGCGTTTATCCTGTTGCTGAAAGTGCGGCATAG
- a CDS encoding DUF4912 domain-containing protein: MAKERPPLEEMTLRQLRKVASEYKVSRYSRMRKAQLLTSIKEAIKKTEQSRFSQNPSDMQEEQQVKNTKFEVGQEDDLMETLASVDQDLGELPEGYGESRIMLMPRDPQWAYAYWDIPNTHKEELRRQGGQQLALRIYDVTDININHQAPHSVQEYLCDEMAREWYLPIPVSDRDYVADIGYRCADGRWLVLARSASVSIPPVYPSDWIEDAFITVNCEEDLKGKTVYTLVPPAKKQAMGTDAAKGNQLYDTVFGMTKTTESMRIAGSLFGSMQQTPESAVSSYVFPSGAGMWAVPTASGQNMSGAGFSGSLPTARPRKFWLVADAELIVYGATEPDATVTIGDREIKLNPDGTFRFQMSFQDGVIDYPIKAVAIDGEQTRSIHMNFERETPSRNTNTKAEAVEEWFA, from the coding sequence ATGGCAAAAGAACGTCCACCACTAGAAGAAATGACCTTACGGCAACTTAGAAAAGTTGCCAGCGAATATAAAGTATCCCGATATAGTCGAATGCGCAAAGCGCAACTGCTAACTTCTATCAAAGAAGCAATCAAAAAAACAGAACAATCAAGATTTTCTCAGAATCCATCAGATATGCAAGAGGAACAACAAGTGAAAAATACAAAATTTGAAGTCGGTCAAGAAGACGACCTGATGGAAACCCTTGCTTCGGTCGACCAAGATTTGGGAGAGCTTCCCGAGGGTTACGGAGAAAGTCGCATTATGTTGATGCCACGCGATCCCCAATGGGCTTATGCTTACTGGGATATTCCCAATACTCATAAAGAAGAATTGCGTCGTCAAGGAGGACAACAGCTAGCCCTGAGAATTTATGACGTAACCGACATTAATATTAATCATCAAGCTCCTCACAGTGTTCAGGAATATCTTTGTGACGAAATGGCAAGAGAATGGTATTTGCCGATTCCTGTAAGCGATCGCGATTATGTTGCTGACATTGGTTATCGCTGTGCCGATGGACGCTGGCTTGTGTTAGCTCGCTCTGCCTCTGTTAGCATTCCTCCTGTTTATCCCTCTGACTGGATTGAAGATGCTTTTATAACAGTCAACTGCGAAGAAGACCTCAAGGGTAAAACAGTTTATACTCTTGTCCCTCCTGCCAAAAAACAAGCAATGGGTACAGATGCAGCCAAAGGAAATCAGCTTTATGATACTGTCTTTGGCATGACCAAAACTACTGAATCGATGCGCATAGCTGGTTCGCTGTTTGGCTCAATGCAGCAGACTCCTGAGTCAGCGGTTAGTTCCTATGTATTTCCTTCTGGCGCAGGAATGTGGGCAGTGCCTACGGCTTCTGGTCAGAATATGTCTGGGGCTGGGTTTTCGGGGAGTCTTCCGACGGCGCGTCCCCGCAAGTTCTGGTTAGTTGCCGACGCTGAGTTGATTGTCTATGGTGCAACTGAGCCTGATGCTACTGTTACTATTGGCGATCGCGAAATTAAGCTAAATCCCGATGGAACATTCCGCTTTCAAATGTCTTTCCAAGATGGAGTAATTGATTATCCAATTAAAGCCGTAGCGATTGACGGTGAGCAAACTCGTTCGATTCACATGAACTTTGAACGTGAAACTCCGTCTCGTAACACTAATACGAAGGCAGAAGCGGTTGAAGAATGGTTTGCCTAA
- the ubiE gene encoding bifunctional demethylmenaquinone methyltransferase/2-methoxy-6-polyprenyl-1,4-benzoquinol methylase UbiE → MTKSASPAAAEIRAIFDRIAPVYDRLNDRLSFGQHRIWKLMAVKWSEAKSGDNALDICCGSGDLALLLAKQIGTSGRVTGLDFARQQLAIAKQRQMAKCPAVPMEWLEGDALALPFTDNQFDCATMGYGLRNVTDIPLCLKELLRVLKPGAKAAILDFHRPLPGYMQTIQQWYLANIVVPTAEDLGMKEEYAYINPSIDRFPTGREQVKLARAADFSQAVHYRLIGGMMGILVLTK, encoded by the coding sequence ATGACCAAATCCGCTTCCCCCGCAGCAGCAGAGATTAGGGCAATATTTGATCGCATTGCTCCTGTATATGATCGCCTAAACGATCGCCTGAGTTTCGGACAGCATCGGATTTGGAAGCTAATGGCAGTAAAATGGAGTGAGGCTAAATCAGGAGATAATGCTCTTGATATTTGCTGTGGTAGCGGAGATTTGGCTTTATTGCTGGCTAAACAAATCGGTACTTCGGGCAGAGTTACGGGATTGGATTTTGCTCGTCAACAATTGGCGATCGCCAAACAACGACAAATGGCTAAGTGTCCTGCCGTGCCGATGGAGTGGCTCGAAGGAGATGCTTTAGCTTTGCCCTTTACCGATAATCAGTTTGACTGCGCTACGATGGGCTATGGATTGCGTAATGTAACTGACATTCCTCTGTGCTTAAAAGAGCTATTGCGCGTTCTCAAGCCAGGAGCTAAGGCGGCAATCCTTGATTTTCATCGTCCCTTACCTGGCTATATGCAAACCATTCAGCAATGGTATTTAGCTAATATCGTGGTGCCAACTGCCGAAGATCTGGGTATGAAAGAAGAGTATGCTTATATTAACCCCAGCATCGATCGATTTCCTACAGGTAGAGAACAAGTAAAACTTGCTCGAGCAGCAGATTTTAGTCAAGCTGTTCATTATCGGTTGATAGGAGGCATGATGGGTATATTAGTGTTAACTAAATAA
- a CDS encoding DUF445 family protein, with protein sequence MSIQHTALALANLWIFFVPPITGSIIGYFTNDIAIKMLFRPYRAIYFGKRKLPFTPGLIPSNQERLAQKVSDTIMGSLLTPGEIQKLAQRLLATERIQGAILWLLKLSLDQVKSDREQKTAKILGNILHDLFSQSLPRLLKVLARKEDFLEAQINQIFDQILLNFQLKDTQAKQFSDWLLSSVLPPDTIRRAMIDFLSDRNIQIIDEGFREKTSGTYWVVANLFGLRNSLLRLRSFCLDEPEITNARLEELSFSLQIRNRIKNWLTNLSLQNLPVSTVRQLRKTVREAVRNYIRQEGGEVIARLGDSVEWENLATLILKRLQASPTVNDSLEVISQELALVLERYLEQDLEKLVAQAIPILSIDRVIIDRVSATSPEELEASVQGIVQNELQAIVNLGGILGFIIGLLQTVLLLFN encoded by the coding sequence TTGTCGATTCAACATACTGCTTTGGCACTAGCGAATCTCTGGATATTTTTTGTTCCTCCCATAACTGGAAGCATCATTGGCTATTTCACGAATGACATAGCGATTAAGATGCTGTTTCGCCCCTACAGGGCTATTTATTTTGGCAAGCGCAAGCTCCCCTTTACTCCAGGCTTAATTCCCAGCAATCAAGAGCGTCTGGCTCAAAAAGTTTCCGATACAATTATGGGTTCATTGCTGACTCCTGGAGAAATACAAAAGTTAGCTCAAAGGCTTTTGGCAACTGAGCGGATCCAGGGAGCAATTCTCTGGCTGCTAAAATTGTCTTTAGATCAGGTTAAGTCAGATCGCGAGCAAAAAACAGCGAAGATTTTAGGCAATATTCTCCACGATTTATTTAGCCAATCTTTACCTCGATTATTAAAGGTACTGGCGAGAAAAGAAGATTTTCTGGAAGCTCAAATCAATCAAATTTTTGACCAAATTTTGTTAAATTTTCAGCTCAAGGATACCCAAGCCAAACAATTTTCCGATTGGCTATTAAGTTCAGTATTGCCTCCTGATACTATTCGCCGAGCTATGATTGATTTTTTAAGCGATCGCAATATTCAAATCATTGATGAGGGTTTTCGGGAAAAAACTAGCGGTACATATTGGGTAGTGGCTAATCTGTTTGGTTTACGCAACAGTCTCCTTCGATTACGCTCTTTTTGTCTTGATGAACCAGAGATTACCAACGCCAGATTGGAAGAATTGTCTTTCTCATTGCAAATCCGTAATCGGATTAAAAACTGGCTGACTAACCTTTCTTTGCAAAATCTCCCCGTCTCTACCGTCAGGCAACTGCGTAAGACTGTCAGAGAAGCAGTCCGTAACTATATTCGCCAAGAAGGAGGCGAAGTAATTGCTCGCTTAGGAGACTCCGTAGAATGGGAAAATTTGGCAACACTAATTCTCAAACGACTTCAAGCTTCACCAACAGTTAATGATTCGTTAGAGGTAATTAGCCAAGAGTTAGCTTTAGTTTTAGAACGTTACCTCGAACAAGATCTTGAAAAGCTAGTGGCTCAAGCTATACCGATTCTTTCGATTGATCGCGTCATTATCGATCGCGTTTCGGCTACTTCACCTGAAGAATTAGAAGCATCAGTCCAGGGTATTGTCCAAAACGAACTCCAGGCGATCGTTAATTTAGGCGGAATATTAGGTTTTATTATCGGATTATTGCAAACAGTTTTATTGTTGTTTAATTAG
- a CDS encoding tetratricopeptide repeat protein, giving the protein MLFKLLSITSLSLIALVIPSGSILAKPNFYLMAQVNKLELNNLLMLGKQYVEEKNYDKALETYEQAAALDRENAQIFSGIGYVQTMRKDYAAATKAYQQAIDLTPENPKLYYALGFCLGNAGENLKAAQAYETAIKLEPDNLQNYLGLGVVLVRAKEYERAIKAYNRILTLDPNNEQAYKIASRLLIEQQRYPEAIALLQTAAEQQFYDPNLKLQLALALLDRGDIAAGLQTLELAKKTAPQNHIIYLQIGNILYQQGKFERALSEYQWATRLKPDSALAMEGSGKVYLAQQNYSRAIVDFRRLIEIAPNNPVGYYNLGIALQARNREEEAIAAFNQALKLYRSNGDTQNANKVGVMIEQIDNPTTLPN; this is encoded by the coding sequence ATGTTATTTAAACTTTTGAGCATCACTTCTTTATCTCTGATTGCTCTAGTTATACCTTCGGGTTCTATCTTAGCCAAACCAAATTTTTATTTAATGGCTCAGGTAAACAAGCTAGAACTTAATAATTTGCTGATGCTAGGAAAGCAATATGTAGAAGAGAAAAATTATGATAAGGCTCTAGAAACATATGAACAAGCAGCAGCTCTAGATCGAGAAAACGCACAAATTTTTTCGGGTATTGGCTATGTCCAAACTATGAGAAAAGACTATGCTGCTGCAACGAAAGCTTATCAGCAAGCTATCGATTTAACTCCTGAAAACCCTAAGCTTTACTATGCTCTCGGTTTTTGTCTAGGTAATGCGGGAGAAAATCTCAAAGCAGCTCAGGCTTATGAAACAGCGATTAAACTCGAACCAGATAATTTGCAAAATTACCTTGGTCTAGGAGTGGTACTAGTAAGAGCCAAGGAATATGAGCGAGCAATTAAAGCGTACAACCGCATTTTGACTTTAGACCCAAATAATGAACAAGCCTACAAAATTGCCTCTCGTCTGCTAATTGAGCAACAACGCTACCCAGAGGCGATCGCTTTACTACAAACGGCAGCTGAACAACAGTTTTATGACCCTAATTTGAAGCTACAGTTAGCCTTAGCCTTATTAGATCGTGGAGACATTGCAGCAGGACTACAAACTTTAGAGTTGGCTAAAAAAACTGCTCCTCAGAATCACATTATTTATCTGCAAATCGGCAATATTTTGTATCAACAGGGAAAGTTTGAGCGAGCCTTATCAGAATATCAATGGGCAACAAGACTTAAACCTGATTCTGCCTTGGCTATGGAAGGATCGGGAAAAGTTTATTTAGCCCAACAAAACTACTCAAGAGCAATTGTTGATTTTCGTCGCCTCATCGAAATTGCCCCCAATAACCCCGTCGGGTATTACAATTTAGGTATAGCTCTTCAAGCAAGAAATAGAGAGGAAGAGGCGATCGCCGCTTTTAATCAGGCTCTAAAACTCTATCGCAGCAATGGTGATACTCAAAATGCCAATAAGGTTGGTGTAATGATCGAACAAATCGACAATCCGACTACCCTACCTAATTAA
- a CDS encoding HEAT repeat domain-containing protein, which translates to MSITPESVKDLLNSANFGERIRGLNQLRQIEPETAFVMVQPMITDDNTRVRYAAVSQLDTLGTTDKDTALKMLRDRLFNDPEADVQAAAADAIGGLKLVEAFEDLANVYHTTSEWLVQFSIIAALGELGDPRGFALLEEALHSDNNLLQTAAIGSMGELGDTRAIPLLTAFADHEDWQIRYRLVQALGRLGGEEATTVITKLLNDRSEQVAQEAKNNL; encoded by the coding sequence ATGAGTATTACACCAGAATCAGTTAAAGATTTGCTAAATTCCGCCAACTTTGGCGAACGTATTCGCGGGTTAAACCAATTGCGCCAAATTGAACCAGAAACCGCTTTTGTCATGGTTCAACCGATGATTACCGATGATAATACTCGAGTACGCTATGCAGCCGTTAGTCAGCTAGACACCTTGGGAACAACTGATAAAGATACTGCCTTAAAAATGCTGCGCGATCGCTTGTTTAACGATCCAGAAGCAGATGTCCAAGCAGCAGCAGCAGACGCGATTGGTGGTTTAAAGTTGGTTGAAGCTTTTGAAGATTTGGCTAATGTTTATCACACTACTTCAGAATGGCTAGTTCAGTTCAGTATTATTGCCGCTTTAGGTGAACTAGGAGATCCTCGCGGTTTTGCTTTGTTAGAAGAAGCTCTACACTCTGACAACAATCTTTTGCAGACGGCAGCGATCGGCTCTATGGGTGAATTAGGCGATACTCGCGCTATTCCTTTATTGACTGCATTTGCCGATCATGAAGATTGGCAAATACGCTACCGCTTAGTGCAGGCTCTCGGTAGGTTGGGAGGCGAGGAAGCAACAACAGTTATTACTAAGCTGCTAAACGATCGATCTGAGCAGGTTGCCCAAGAAGCAAAAAATAATCTTTAA
- a CDS encoding CBS domain-containing protein: MSKTVAEIMTADPITVSPETSLQEAIQILVERKISGLPVVDNQGELIGVISETDLTWQATGVDVPPYIMFLDSVIYLQNPAKHNQEVHKALGQTVGEAMNDRPVTVKGSQLVREAARIMHDKKVRRLPVLDDRDQLIGIITQGDVIRMMAD, translated from the coding sequence ATGAGCAAAACCGTCGCTGAGATTATGACTGCTGATCCGATTACAGTATCTCCCGAAACATCGTTACAAGAAGCGATTCAAATTTTAGTAGAGCGCAAAATCAGCGGGTTGCCGGTAGTAGACAATCAAGGAGAGTTGATAGGAGTAATTTCAGAAACCGACCTTACCTGGCAGGCTACAGGGGTGGATGTGCCTCCTTATATCATGTTTCTCGACAGCGTAATTTATTTACAAAATCCAGCAAAACATAATCAGGAAGTACATAAAGCCCTGGGTCAAACTGTGGGGGAAGCCATGAACGATCGCCCTGTAACGGTAAAGGGAAGCCAGTTGGTTCGCGAAGCCGCTCGAATTATGCACGACAAGAAAGTGCGTCGTCTTCCAGTATTAGACGATCGCGACCAACTAATTGGCATTATTACTCAAGGCGATGTAATTCGGATGATGGCAGATTGA
- a CDS encoding CsbD family protein — MGIKETAEELKLKAEARSERIEGKIRENLGEYSDDPKGVEEGKEKQEQAQALDEKAENK, encoded by the coding sequence ATGGGTATTAAAGAGACAGCAGAAGAGTTAAAGCTCAAAGCAGAAGCTAGAAGCGAAAGAATTGAAGGTAAGATCAGAGAAAACCTAGGGGAATATTCTGACGATCCTAAAGGAGTTGAAGAGGGAAAAGAAAAGCAAGAACAAGCACAAGCTTTAGATGAAAAAGCAGAAAATAAGTAA
- a CDS encoding CsbD family protein — MFSSQLLIGRLKAYAGKLTTAVSAIALSLFLWSGFAIATDLTANAETIQIPSVIATSGVADQAEGTAQKGIGSFRRNLGDTTGDTSEEAKGGIEQAKGEAKQNIGTAKNKLDDAKNAAEEKSENIIDSVKNFFE; from the coding sequence ATGTTTAGTTCACAGCTATTGATTGGCAGACTAAAAGCTTACGCAGGTAAATTGACCACTGCGGTTAGCGCGATCGCTTTATCTCTTTTTTTATGGTCTGGTTTTGCTATAGCTACGGATTTGACAGCTAATGCAGAAACTATCCAAATACCTTCTGTTATTGCTACATCTGGGGTAGCAGATCAAGCAGAAGGTACAGCCCAAAAAGGTATAGGTAGTTTTAGACGCAACCTCGGTGATACGACAGGAGACACATCAGAGGAAGCAAAAGGCGGAATCGAGCAGGCTAAAGGTGAGGCAAAACAAAATATAGGTACAGCCAAAAACAAATTAGATGATGCCAAAAACGCTGCTGAAGAAAAATCGGAAAATATTATTGATTCGGTTAAGAATTTCTTTGAATAA